The stretch of DNA ACAGACCATCAGCCCCCTCTTTAAGAATTTCCTGAATAGCTTTCATGATGAGTTTTTTCTCATGGCTGAATCGAAGCTGCTTCATGAGTGCAGGGTTGATGGTCATCCCATTATTTTCCAGTGCATCCCGGTATCCTTCTACCCTTTGTTTCATAGTAAGCAATTGATTATTGACATTTAAGATGGCGATTTTTTTTCGATGGTTTTTAATTAGACGAAGGGTAGCTTCATATCCTGCCTGGTAATTGTTGATAATCACTGCATGGCAATCTACATCTTTGAAATATCGGTCCACAACTACAAAAGGTATTTTTTGTTTTTGGAGGTTTAGCAGTTCCTGTTCACTACCAATAGGCGGGATCAAAATAAAACCGTCCACCTGCCTGTTTTTAAAAACCCCTAATTCCACGGCGAATTTGTCCTTTTTCTCATCTGAATTAGCAAAAATAACCTTGTAATTATATTTGGATGCCTCAATCTCAAGGAACCTGGCAAACTTGGCGAAGAATGGATTG from Saprospiraceae bacterium encodes:
- a CDS encoding LacI family DNA-binding transcriptional regulator → MSKKKNSTIKDIAEELGVSKSLVSFVLNEKSKENRISDAMTKKVLEVAKRMNYKPNYLAKSLRTGKSLTIALIIADISNPFFAKFARFLEIEASKYNYKVIFANSDEKKDKFAVELGVFKNRQVDGFILIPPIGSEQELLNLQKQKIPFVVVDRYFKDVDCHAVIINNYQAGYEATLRLIKNHRKKIAILNVNNQLLTMKQRVEGYRDALENNGMTINPALMKQLRFSHEKKLIMKAIQEILKEGADGLFFTTSKLTILGIECLSELGVSIPKDISVISFDDLDAYKVTYTPISAVVQPIEKMSKEAIRILMKMIEGDFANSEQKNIVFDVDFVYRASCV